One part of the Vitis riparia cultivar Riparia Gloire de Montpellier isolate 1030 chromosome 15, EGFV_Vit.rip_1.0, whole genome shotgun sequence genome encodes these proteins:
- the LOC117931862 gene encoding cytochrome P450 76T24-like isoform X1 produces MDYIRLLLLLSFVWTCIHALKLSPIGRRPGTASFPPGPRSLPIIGNILKLGDKPHQSLTNLSKTYGPVMSLKLGSVSTVVISSSETAKEVLHRNDQACSGRTVRDAVRAHNHHESSVAWIPASDQWQKIRKICSMQIFSVQRLEASQSLRRKVVQELLDHVEECCGRGCAVNIGGAAFTASLNLLSNTIFSINLAHHDSNFSQEFKNIAWGVMEGIGRPNFVDYFPAFRLIDPQGIRWNMNIYFDKLFDIFDGIINQRLQSKASSARDDVLDALLNLTKENDNEWSCSDIRHLLLDLFVAGTVTPSTTVEWAMAELLCNPEKMVKAQREIREVLGNDGIVQESDISKLTYLQSIVKETFRLHPPGPLLIPHRAEIDVEICGFTIPKNSQILVNAWAIGRDPSTWSNPNAFMPERFLECDIGVKGRDFELIPFGAGRRICPALPLAHRMVHLMLASLLYSHAWKLEDGMKLENIDMSEKFGLTLQKALPLRAIPMKV; encoded by the exons ATGGATTACATAAGACTTTTGCTTCTGCTTTCCTTTGTGTGGACATGCATTCATGCCCTGAAACTCAGTCCGATTGGCCGGAGACCTGGTACAGCCAGCTTCCCTCCAGGCCCCCGGTCTTTGCCAATCATCGGCAACATCCTCAAACTTGGGGACAAACCCCATCAATCTCTTACAAATCTCTCCAAAACTTATGGCCCTGTAATGTCTCTAAAGCTTGGGAGTGTTTCCACCGTAGTCATTTCCTCTTCAGAAACTGCCAAAGAGGTCCTACACAGAAATGATCAAGCGTGCTCCGGACGAACAGTCCGGGACGCTGTCAGAGCGCATAATCATCATGAATCTTCAGTGGCATGGATTCCAGCATCTGATCAGTGGCAAAAGATTAGGAAGATATGCTCCATGCAAATATTTTCAGTGCAGCGACTTGAAGCCAGCCAAAGCCTGCGGAGAAAAGTTGTACAGGAACTGCTGGACCATGTGGAAGAATGTTGCGGTAGGGGTTGTGCAGTCAATATTGGTGGAGCAGCCTTCACAGCAAGCCTTAATTTGTTATCAAACACTATTTTCTCCATTAATTTGGCTCATCATGATTCTAATTTTTCACAAGAGTTCAAGAATATTGCCTGGGGTGTGATGGAAGGAATTGGAAGACCCAACTTTGTAGATTATTTCCCGGCCTTCAGATTGATTGATCCACAAGGTATACGGTGGaacatgaatatttattttgataaattatttgatatttttgatGGTATAATCAATCAAAGGTTGCAATCAAAAGCTTCATCAGCAAGAGACGATGTGCTAGATGCCCTCCTCAATCtcacaaaagaaaatgacaatgaGTGGAGTTGCAGTGATATAAGACATTTGCTTCTG GATCTCTTTGTTGCGGGAACTGTCACCCCTTCAACCACAGTAGAGTGGGCAATGGCAGAGTTACTATGCAACCCAGAAAAAATGGTAAAAGCTCAAAGGGAGATCCGAGAAGTCCTTGGGAATGATGGGATAGTTCAAGAGTCGGACATCTCAAAGCTTACTTATTTACAATCCATAGTTAAAGAAACCTTTCGGTTGCACCCACCAGGCCCACTGCTAATTCCCCATAGAGCAGAAATTGACGTAGAAATATGCGGGTTCACAATTCCAAAGAATTCACAAATACTAGTTAATGCATGGGCTATTGGTCGAGATCCAAGCACTTGGTCCAACCCAAATGCATTCATGCCTGAGAGGTTTCTAGAGTGTGATATTGGTGTCAAAGGCAGAGATTTTGAGTTGATTCCATTTGGTGCTGGAAGAAGAATATGTCCTGCATTGCCATTAGCTCATAGGATGGTGCACCTTATGTTGGCCTCTCTTCTTTATTCCCATGCTTGGAAGCTTGAAGATGGTATGAAACTAGAAAATATAGACATGAGTGAGAAGTTTGGGCTTACATTACAGAAGGCCCTGCCTCTACGGGCTATTCCCATGAAggtttaa
- the LOC117931862 gene encoding cytochrome P450 76T24-like isoform X2 has translation MDYIRLLLLLSFVWTCIHALKLSPIGRRPGTASFPPGPRSLPIIGNILKLGDKPHQSLTNLSKTYGPVMSLKLGSVSTVVISSSETAKEVLHRNDQACSGRTVRDAVRAHNHHESSVAWIPASDQWQKIRKICSMQIFSVQRLEASQSLRRKVVQELLDHVEECCGRGCAVNIGGAAFTASLNLLSNTIFSINLAHHDSNFSQEFKNIAWGVMEGIGRPNFVDYFPAFRLIDPQASSARDDVLDALLNLTKENDNEWSCSDIRHLLLDLFVAGTVTPSTTVEWAMAELLCNPEKMVKAQREIREVLGNDGIVQESDISKLTYLQSIVKETFRLHPPGPLLIPHRAEIDVEICGFTIPKNSQILVNAWAIGRDPSTWSNPNAFMPERFLECDIGVKGRDFELIPFGAGRRICPALPLAHRMVHLMLASLLYSHAWKLEDGMKLENIDMSEKFGLTLQKALPLRAIPMKV, from the exons ATGGATTACATAAGACTTTTGCTTCTGCTTTCCTTTGTGTGGACATGCATTCATGCCCTGAAACTCAGTCCGATTGGCCGGAGACCTGGTACAGCCAGCTTCCCTCCAGGCCCCCGGTCTTTGCCAATCATCGGCAACATCCTCAAACTTGGGGACAAACCCCATCAATCTCTTACAAATCTCTCCAAAACTTATGGCCCTGTAATGTCTCTAAAGCTTGGGAGTGTTTCCACCGTAGTCATTTCCTCTTCAGAAACTGCCAAAGAGGTCCTACACAGAAATGATCAAGCGTGCTCCGGACGAACAGTCCGGGACGCTGTCAGAGCGCATAATCATCATGAATCTTCAGTGGCATGGATTCCAGCATCTGATCAGTGGCAAAAGATTAGGAAGATATGCTCCATGCAAATATTTTCAGTGCAGCGACTTGAAGCCAGCCAAAGCCTGCGGAGAAAAGTTGTACAGGAACTGCTGGACCATGTGGAAGAATGTTGCGGTAGGGGTTGTGCAGTCAATATTGGTGGAGCAGCCTTCACAGCAAGCCTTAATTTGTTATCAAACACTATTTTCTCCATTAATTTGGCTCATCATGATTCTAATTTTTCACAAGAGTTCAAGAATATTGCCTGGGGTGTGATGGAAGGAATTGGAAGACCCAACTTTGTAGATTATTTCCCGGCCTTCAGATTGATTGATCCACAAG CTTCATCAGCAAGAGACGATGTGCTAGATGCCCTCCTCAATCtcacaaaagaaaatgacaatgaGTGGAGTTGCAGTGATATAAGACATTTGCTTCTG GATCTCTTTGTTGCGGGAACTGTCACCCCTTCAACCACAGTAGAGTGGGCAATGGCAGAGTTACTATGCAACCCAGAAAAAATGGTAAAAGCTCAAAGGGAGATCCGAGAAGTCCTTGGGAATGATGGGATAGTTCAAGAGTCGGACATCTCAAAGCTTACTTATTTACAATCCATAGTTAAAGAAACCTTTCGGTTGCACCCACCAGGCCCACTGCTAATTCCCCATAGAGCAGAAATTGACGTAGAAATATGCGGGTTCACAATTCCAAAGAATTCACAAATACTAGTTAATGCATGGGCTATTGGTCGAGATCCAAGCACTTGGTCCAACCCAAATGCATTCATGCCTGAGAGGTTTCTAGAGTGTGATATTGGTGTCAAAGGCAGAGATTTTGAGTTGATTCCATTTGGTGCTGGAAGAAGAATATGTCCTGCATTGCCATTAGCTCATAGGATGGTGCACCTTATGTTGGCCTCTCTTCTTTATTCCCATGCTTGGAAGCTTGAAGATGGTATGAAACTAGAAAATATAGACATGAGTGAGAAGTTTGGGCTTACATTACAGAAGGCCCTGCCTCTACGGGCTATTCCCATGAAggtttaa